ACTCAAATAGCTGTCTTCCCATATAATTTGACGAATGACTCCAATAATTTCCTTACATATTTTCTCAAAGGAGTCATAATTTCCTTACAtaattttcttacaaaaatTTTCACATATTTCCTTACATAATTTCCTTAATACTGCAAAGAGAGCTGATTAGTCATCCAGATTAATTATATATTCTACTGAAACTTCAATTTCAACCTAAAATCTGGATCTTGCAAAGCGATTCTAGAAGAAGATATGGTGGGAAAGTGTAGAGAAAGCATTCAACAATTAGCCGACAATGGAAATGTTGAAAAATACATATAAACAATAAAAGCATTGATGACATATTTTAAATGAAATGAATATAGAAATTTCACCAACCAACAGAAAATTTCTCAATTTAACAAAAAGGCAATTAACAACCATAAAGAAAGCACCGAGAGTTACAATAACTTACCCTGGAAACAAACGAGCAGCAGTGCGATAAATTGACATAGCTTGATCTCCCTCATCTTGAGCAGAATAAGCATTCCCATATCCTATCCATACAGGTGGAAAGTTTCCATCGACATTGGTAGCCTTACTATAGTGTATAATAGATACAAGAGAAATTagaaatcagaaatatatttcAAACCCAAATAAATCAAAACTTCACAAACAGTAAACGTATAAAATTTCAAGTGCTCAAAACTATCTTCAACCATGCAGGGGCAACCCAGAATATAGGACTAATAATCATGATGACATTACCTGAAATAACGGCGTGACTGATCATACTTTTTTATACAATAGTAGTAAcagccaacagaaaaccatGACAAAGCCCTACACAAATTACAAACCTGATTAGTAATAAACTAAATGAATAACAAGAACAGCACAACAGAGAAATCCTAAcgaaaatccaaaatccttccTTCGAGTGGCATCTCAATGGGGTTTACTGCATTCCCCAAACCCCCAAGAAACCACAATCCCGGTTGCACATCCTGTCTCATGCGCATTACCAGCGAACCACAATATACATGTCTATGCACTTAAGGTTCAAGCAGTAAGTGTTTCAACCACTCACTTTTGAAGATAGTCCTTCACTAAATTGCATGCCATAAGATAGAGCTCATTTGAATTCCCAAGTTCCATCGCAGCTGCTAGATGCACTAATGTACTTTTGAGATGTAAAGTGTCTTTTTCAAGTAGGCTGTTAAGAAAAATGACAAAACAGAATAATTATTTGCAGGAGCATTTCATAAGTAGAATGTTGAAGTTTGTTCCAAACCAGTTGCCAACTTACAAAGAGGTTAGTTCAAAGCATTTTTGATATTCACCACACTGATGGTAGTATTCTGCTTTGCACACCAGAAGGTCAGTGTTGGTTTTCAGAGTGTGAATGAACGAAAGATCGGAAGTGTTACTGTTACATCTCTCTTTTTCAAGTTCTCCAAAGTTTGCttctacaacattttctttgtcATACTGGAAAACACAGCAAGTAAATGCTTTAAAGTAAATCtttattaagtaaaaagaaGGCCCTAAAAAGTATAAAGATATAGAGATCTTTGATAACTTTCCACTTAAACTGCGGCATATTGGAGTTTCACTTATGTTTACCTTTTTTATCAAGCATGAGTAAAATGACGAAAGCCATCCATCTTGAGGACCAAATTGTATCGATGAAAGTAGACTTGCCTCTGAAATTCAGCAGCAAATCAAAAGGTATAAGTAGAGGATACCATCATCCTCAACCATATTATCGTTTGAGGAAATAAGGCCCAACTCATAAGCATCCTACCGATTACTAAAAATAATATCACAAAAGACTTAAAATAAATTTAAGCTAGTAGACAGAAGAAGAGAACAATGAGACACTCTGGAAAGCGGAATTTAAGAATCAAAATCAATCCAGGATGTTACTTCCATCTATGAAAAGTAAAtcttattaaaagaaaaagattgttTTGATGACCCCTACCTTCCTCACATGTCAGCATGTGATTGTCAACAAGACATTCCAATGGTAAAATTCAAATCTGTGAAAGTCCTCAAAAAATCAAGCGATACAAATTTCATGTATTTTAATCATGTTAGATAGGACAAAGCAAATTATCCAGTTGGATTTCAATACTTGTGTAGGCAATGCTACTTCAAAACGGTATATTGCAACAACCAAGGCAAATGAAATTGTATCAACTGGGCAAACCATATTTAACATATACAACACTATGGTAACCTAACATCTAATACAGTGATGAGCTAACAAGGGCAAACCTGTCTTGACGGAAGAAGTCTAGCCGTCCAGCCTTCAATCTCCTTGACACCAACATCAAAGCGAGGACTGATAACCCCACACTTGTTCAGCCTCCCATTGAGTTCAACCACAATCTTTCCAGATCTGTGGTCATCAACATACTCAAACTCTCCAATATAACCTACAGAATTTCAGACCCAATAATCATACAACCAAACAATTCCAGACCCATTAATCACATAATAGCCAGCTTCAGAACCCATAATCAGATAAGTAGCTAATCTCAGACCCAGTATATCATCTAACCAAACAATTTCAGACCCAGTAATCAGATAACTAAGCAATTCCAGACCCAATAATCACATAGTTCGATCAGCACAACACACAACTCCAAAAGTACACATGATATAAAGATTCAagctttatttttcaaaattcaaaaaggaGTGAAGAAATTACGAACCGTGCTTCTGCATAACGATAAGGAACTTGATGATGACCTTGGACGAAGGCCTGATCATGAACTGTCTCTTGCCCCTCTTCTCTGCGTTGTACATGCTCTTCAGAGCATCGTTCAAAACGCTGACACTCGTACCATTTTTCCGCTTCTTTTAGATCTGAAAGCACAAGAGAATCAAATTCAGAGTCAGAAATCGTGATGGGTCAGCTGTTATTAATCGATTCATTTTGTGGAGATAGGTGGAAAATGAAATCCAAACACTCAGAAAAGTATCCATCAGATTGATGGTGTAAACTTTATGATCAAAATTGCAAATCTGACGTCAAATCAAAGAATCAAAATCTCAAATTTTAATCAAATCTGGGAGATGAGATTTGAAAACCAAATTTTAATCAAATCTGGGAGATGAGATTTAGCCGaaaggagaaagagagacaACAGAGAGATGGAGAAAGacagagtgaaaaaaaaaaaaaggataaattAGAGCAAACCTAATGAGCGCCAGATTCGGTTCAGGCCGGCCTTGGAGGACCCGGCCGAGGGTGCGTTCGGGTCGGGATTCATGCAGTGCTGATCGATGAAGAAGACCGGGTAGAGGAAATTGGAGGCCTTGGAGGCATGCTTGAGAGCTGGGTTGTCGTGGATCCTCAGGCCCTTGGAACCTGAGTTTGGACAAAGACAGAAACCCAAGttctgaagagagagagagagagagagagagagagagagagctagggTGAGCTTGggcgagaagagagagagagagagagcgcttgGGCGAgatagagacagagagagcTTGGGTTAATTAGGCTACGGATCGATCGAGATGTTAGCGGGGAAATAGAAATAAGTTATGCGACGGCAAGAGAAAAAGGCGTAGCAATTGATTACAAAGTTACTACGGCAAAGATTTTCTGTCGCAAATGATAAGACTTAATTGCGACGGAACATTTTCCGTAGCAATAGAGTCTCAATTGCTACGGAAATTAATGCCGTCGCAAATTTCCGAAGCGAatgcaattgtttttagtagtgcAAAACCTTGTGCCTCAATTCAAAATATTTCACCTTTATTCCAGAATCTGAAACCATTATTGTCAATCAAAGTAGACAAGAAACTAAGTTAACCAACCATACATTTCCATCACACCTCACAAAAAGCTCAATATGCTCATCATTtcaactgcaatccctaaataACATGATTCctaattagggctgtcaattccgacacgacccgataacacgactcgaaacccgcacgaaataaagcgggttgaacccgcacgactAAAAAGAAggtcagccatgggtcaacccgccatgacccatttaataaatgggtcggccacgggtcaacccaccAACACGAAGTAAActcgtataacccgattatgctatacttcatcctgaaattttagacgttgagagtatttgatcataggattagacaatttgaaatattttgctttataattattggatttaattatttatgaattatatataattatttatattattcgtcttgtagagtttttagtgaatttaataaatttatgcatttttttagttaaatgggtcgcattattaacccttaaatgagttattttgtcaaacacgacacaacctatttattaaatgggttaggcaggttggaaacgggtaatccgtttaataaataggttgggtttgggtttaaatttttgacacgattattaaatgggttgggtttgggtttgtatcttgcgacacgataaataccttgacccgacacgaacccaacccaacacgacccattgacagccctattcCTAATACAACAACAAGGTCTCACTATTCAGATTTGGCCTGCCATGCATCAAGTGGTAAAGAGGCATAATTTAGTATCTGGAATATACGTTGAACCAAAAGCTTTCACTTACCAAATGATCAAAGGGTTTTCCCTTAGTTGGCACAAAGGCCACACACAAGCTCCTCATAATCTCAACAAATTGCTTGTATATACCTTGGTAACTTGTATCAATCCTCTTCTCCTTTTCAGTTTTAGGCCTAATTTGTTGTTTTGCTCTCTCAAAATTGTCAACCATGGGCAAAAGGCTCTCAATTACTTCTCCTTGAGCATCAGTCCTCACGGTAAGTCTCTCTTTCTCAAATCAGCCACTCCAACTATCAAAATCTGCTTGTAAGCGGATAAGCTTTTCCTTTAGATGATACTTTCTAGACTTATTCATTCTGCTTATTTCAATTACTTCTATCCTTGCCTCAATTTCGGATACAGTCTTTTCATCTTCAATCAAAATAGCATCCTAACCAGAACACATACCTAATACCAAGCAACACCAATCAAGAAACAGATACACATGCATATCCAATACACAAGCTAACTCTAACTAGAACACAATATTTTAATCCCAATTTCTATAGAAACCCAACTTTCAGTTCTAGATCTGTTTCAAGTCTAGAAACCCAACTTTCAATTTCTACAAAATTGCTAATGTAAGGAAATTTAGTTACCGAAATTGAATCAGAAGGCAGAGAGTAGGCGGACGAAATGGGTGGAGGACCTTACGCAGTCGTTTCGCTCCTCCTTTTCCCAACCTAATCTTCTTGCTTGAGCGCCACCGTTTTGATCTCATCGAATCTCTTGGATGTCTCAGCCACGAACCCGCGAGATTTGTTAGAGTTTTGAAGACCCAGCCTTCATTTCCCTTGATGAGCTTCTTCTTCCCACTGCGCAGAACCTGCAGAGCAAATAACCTCCTCTTTCAGTACATAGCCCTCCTCTTACATATCAAACCTGAAATCCTCCTTTACAAATGGAACCCAATCTTAAGTTGAGAGAGTAGAAAGAGGAGAATCTCATGCATCTTGAAAACCGAAAATCGGAGATCGAAGAAAAGAGAGGTTGGGGTTTGCgactcagagagagagaagtgaaaTGAGAGAGGGGAAGTGTGAAttttattatcttttttttgtCTGAGTGGATCGAACCCTAATCGGGTGTTTTGAGAATATGGGTTTCTGGAAGAAGATGGGCTTCCAAAAGAAGATGGATTCGATTCTTTaagagaagaagatgggttCTGCTTTTAGAATCtagaagaagatgggtttt
This portion of the Rosa chinensis cultivar Old Blush chromosome 1, RchiOBHm-V2, whole genome shotgun sequence genome encodes:
- the LOC112185584 gene encoding 40S ribosomal protein S15a-1; this encodes KKRKNGTSVSVLNDALKSMYNAEKRGKRQFMIRPSSKVIIKFLIVMQKHGYIGEFEYVDDHRSGKIVVELNGRLNKCGVISPRFDVGVKEIEGWTARLLPSRQRQVYFHRYNLVLKMDGFRHFTHA